Below is a window of Spirochaetae bacterium HGW-Spirochaetae-1 DNA.
TTCGGAACTCCGCATAAAATAAATCCCTGGTCCATCGCCCCAGCGACAGGGTCTCAATTTCCATTATCCGGTCAAGATCGGCAATGGATGCACGCCGGAATGTAACGGGAAGGTCAGCCATATAGTACCGGTACAGCGGGAGGTGAGGGGGCTCCCGGAAGGAGCCATCCCTCCCTGTTGATATCCTAGTTGTCCTTCGGCACCGGGTTTCTTTTTGAAAGGAAGGCGTCCACTCCCTCGTCCTTGTTTGCAGTCTCACAGAGAACACCGAATTGTTCGCGTTCAAATGTCTGGGCTGCCATGAACTCCATGACCACACCTTCACGAATGGCTTTCATTGCCTGTATGATGGCAGGGCGTCCCTTGGATGCGATGGCTGCCGCCAGTTTTTTCGCTTCTTCAACGACTTCACCTTTGGGTGCGGTCCTGTTGACTATCCCATAGGCTGCCGCTGTTTTTCCATCGACGAAATTGCCGGAAAGGATGAGCTCATAGGCACGTCCCTTGCCGATGAGGCGCGGGCTGCGCTGTGTTCCGCCGTAACCGGGAATAACACCCAGCTTGATCTCGGGAAGTCCCAACTGGGCCGTTTCGTCGGCAAGCCTGATGTGGCATGCCAGGGCCAGTTCCATGCCGCCGCCCAGGGCGAAACCGTTTATGGCGGCGATAAATGGTTTGTCTGCCTGTTCCATTTTATTCAAAAGTCCCTGTCCTCTTTCCAGGTAGGTACTCCCTGCCTTCGCTGTTTTCAGCTGTTCAATTTCCCTTATGTCGGCGCCGGCAATGAAGGCCTTTCCCGCTCCGGTGAAAACGATGACCCTGACGGCATCATCGGCCAGGGCTTTATCAACTGCCGCTTCGATGTCCTTGAGAACGGGGGTAGCCAGGGCGTTCATGGGGGGATTGTTTATGGTCATAATTGCTATACCGGAATCATCCACGGTGTATGTACATGTAGACATGGTGATCTCTCCTTGTATTTTATTTCTGAAGCCTGATTTTTATTATGGCACGGTATGGCCGGGACTTGGGAAATTTCCCTGTTCCGCAGCATGTTTCATTAATAAACCGGAATTGTATCTGTCAATTGTTTTATGGGCACCTTTAAAAATTAGGTTTGCTGCTCATTAGCAGTTTCCCTGGAGATGTCATTCTCACCTCAAAATCCCGATTCGCGGGCCTTGATCAGGTTATATACAGTTTCGTTCACCGGAATGTCCAAGGCGTGTTTTTTCCCGTACTTGATGAACCTGCCGTTAATACTGTCAATTTCCGTTTTACGCTTATTCGTAATATCCTGCAGCATGGAACAGAGATTCGATGCTGTTTTACGGCATACCTCCCTGGTCCGGGCGAGCATTTCCTTTTCATCGAGTGAAATGCCGCATCGCTTCGCCACGGCGACACATTCCCCGACAATGGTATCCTGAAGCCATTGTGAGTGGCGGCTGGATAGTATTTCACCGTTGGGAATGTTCAGCAATGCTCCAATGGGGTTGATGCCGGCGTTTATGACTGCCTTGGTCCATACGGCCAGACCCGGGTCGTCGGTTTGGGCCGCTTCTATCCCGCATGTCTTCAGAATGGAAATGATCTCATGCAGGGCATGCGCGTTATTGCCGCCCAGAACCGTGTCGCCTTTCCCGCCCGGCTTTACACTGTTCTTCTGCGGTTTGAAGGCGCCCATTGAAGTGGTGCCGTAGAGGATGCCCGAATCGGGGAAAACCCGGGCGATAATCTCGTAATTGCCGATTCCATTCTGCAGGGTGATGATGACCGTCTCATCTTCTATATAATTCCTGATATTCTGCATGACCTCGCCCGTGGTGTGGCTCTTTACGAATATGAAGATATAGGCGCAGCCCGATAAAATGGACGGAGTGGTATCGATATTGGGGTACATGATTTCATTCCGTTCGCCGTCCGTCACCGTCAATCCCTGTTTTATAGACAGCACGGTTTCTGTGTCGTTCTCGTAGAGTGAGACCGGGAAGCCGCCTTTCTGGAGATGATGGGCAAAGAGGCAGCCCATGGCCCCGGCTCCCGCAATTCCAATATTCATGTCCTTTTCTCCTTTTTGTGTTTAGGCTGTAACCAATAATGGTGTCATGGTTGTGAACAGGGAATGTCATAACACGGCAGATGGTATTAGTCAAATCATTACCGCTCCACGATTTTATTTATATCCCGATTTTTTCATTAAAGAGGCACTGGCAAAGGGAGAAATAGCTTTTTATGCACTTGACTTTTCGTCGAATGCCTTTATGATGAACAGTGTCTGCACAGGGAATTAACTAAATGAAAATCTGTAACCGTTTAGCCATAATACTCTTCTTTTTCCTTTCTCCCATTCCTCTCGCGGCCGGGAATATTGATCTCGCTGCAGGGGATATGTACATAACGAAAGGATTTGATCTGAAATGGACCGGGTCCATGCCACGGGATTCGTCATGGCTGTATCTTCCCGCGTTGGAAAATGGTTTGAGGAGTATACGCGTTAAGGATATGGATATTCCCTCTCTTCCGAAGAGGAAATTTCTATCCCTCCGTTCATTCAAGCCGGAACATTTTACCATTGTAACATCATTTGCCATTACCCAGGAAAGGATACACGGCCCTGTGCAGGGCATTTATGTGAAGGATATCGGCCAGAACTGGGAAGTTTATATAAACGGCCATCTGGTCCGATCCGAAGTTCATCTCGACGGGGAGGGGTATATTACCTCGCATCGCAATTACAGGGATGTCCTGATCCCTGTCAATCCTTACACGCTGAAACAGGGACAGAACATCCTGGCCTTACACATCATAGGGGATCCCACGGATGTATCCACGGGTCTCTACAAAAACGGCCCGTATCTCATCGGTGATTACGAGTCGCTCGACGAGATGAGATCGGAAAAGATCAGGCTGGTTCTCATGTTTACGTATCTTTTCGTGGGACTCTATCATCTCCTTCTCTTCTTCTACCGGAGAACGGAAAAATTCAATCTCGCCTTCGGCGTTGCAACCCTTTTTATTTTTTTCTATTTCTTCTCAAGAACATACAGTATTTATTTACTCATACCCGATACGAATATTCTATTTCGTATTGAATTTGCCGTGCTATTCCTCATTCTACCCGCAGGGGCGGCCTTTTTCGATCTTTTACTTTTTCGCAAGGTCCATCTTTTTACCATGATATTTACCGGGTTTTATGTGCTCCTGGCCCTCCTGGTGGTCGCGGCACCCACCCCTTTCTGCGTGGATATTCTGAGGATCTGGCAGACAACGGCCCTGATTCCTCTCATGTACATCCTGGTAAACGTGGCCCGCAACTTCATAGCGGATGTCCGCACCGTTCATGGTGGGGGAGAGGGGAAGCGTTCTTTCGCCGGCGCCGCACTCAGCGTTCTCGGTGGCAATGTTTCGGGCAATCTCCTTATAGGTATTTTCGTCATAGTTCTTTCCGCCGCATTCGACATCATCGACGCCGTGTTTCTTTCCCTTGATATCGGTTTGAGCAAATACACGTTCCTTGCCGTGGTTGTGGGCATGACCGTCATACTGGCTAACAGGTTCATCTATGTGCATCGTCAGATCGAAGTCCTCAACACTGATCTGGAGGAAAAACTTCATGAGCTTCACAGTGCCAATGATCAGATCAGCCTTTCCGAGGCCCGGTACAAGGCCCTGGTTGAAGGCGCCAATGATGTGGTATTCACCCTCGATGAGGAATGGAACTTTATCAGTTCCAACAGGACCATGGAAAAATATCTGAAAATCAAACAGAAAGAAATAACGAAGTGGAATTTCCTGGACCTGGTATACGAAGGCGGCGATGATGTTTCCATGAACAGGGAAATTGTGCGTGAAACCCTGGAGGAATTCAAGAGGGAAAAGAAACCCATAAATTTCCGGGCCGAGCTGACGTCCGCTTTCGGGAAAGAGCCCAAGGTCATGCGCATACGCATGCAGTATATCACCATCGAAGGGAAAAACGAGATACTTGGCATGGCTTCCAGCGAAGTAGAAGACTCGCTGCTGAAATATTTTATTACTGAAAAACAGAAATATATCATTGAAAACTTTCTCATAACAGCCGATGAGGTGAGCCGCAGGATCACCCGTAACCTGGTCCGCTACCTTGAACCGAAAAGCGTGGATCTTATACGGCTCGCTCTCCGGGAGATCATCATAAACGCCATTGAACATGGAAACCTGCATATCACCTTTGAGGAGAAATCCGTGGCGCTCATCGACGGCGACTATATGGAACTGGTCGGGGTAAGGCAGAACGACAATGAGTGCCGGCAGAAAAAGGTTACTGTTGAATACTCCCTCAGTCCGAAGCGTGTCATATATCTGATCATGGATGAAGGTGAGGGCTTTGATTTTACGGGCCAGATGAACGAAAGCGAAGAAGTCAATGCCAGGAATCTTCCTCACGGCAGGGGGATTACCATGGCCAGGAATGTCTTTGACGATGTCCAGTACATGGAAAAGGGCAATGCTGTTCAGTTGACAAAAAACTTTTCTTCGTGACCTTTATACCGAGGTTTTCACCAGGTCATCAAGGTTGTTGGCCTTGTCGTGTATATCCTTCATTACCTCTATAATCTTCTGATTCGACAGACTGATTTCCTGGGCCATCTCTGAAAGCTTCTCGATTGTTACCATGGTTTCATTCATAGAGAGGTTCTGTTCCTTTGTGGAAGTGGCTATCTCCTTCGACAGGGTGTCCATCAGCTCGGCATGGGAAACGACGTCTTTTATAGCGATTCCCTGCTGACCCATGAGCTGGGCAACCTCTTCGGTTTTCTCATTTATGGCGCTCACCATTTTGAAGGTGACATCGATGGCTTCCTTGGTGTTGGTCACTATTTTTTTACCTTCGTCGATATCGGCGCTGATGGTGGCTATTTTCGATGATATGAGCTTCGAGTTCTGCGATGTGGCCGAGGCGAGTTTACTTATTTCATCGGCTACGACGGCAAAGCCCCTGCCGTGCTCCCCGGCCCTGGCAGCCTCGATGGCGGCGTTGAGAGAGAGCAGGTTTATACTGTCGGTGATATCGTCGATCATGGAGATGAAAGCATTTATCGAACGGCCGCCTTCCCCGATGACATCCATTTTCTTTATCATGTTTTTCAGGGTGTATTCCGTGATGTTTGTCGAATCTGAGATGACCTTCAGGTGTTCCACAACCTCCATGCTGGCCCGGGCGATATTTTTCTGGGATTGCTTGAGCATCTCGGCCATCTGGTGAGTTTTTTCCCCTTCCTCCTTCTGCTTCACCGTCGAATGGTAGATATTTTCATTGGAACCGGCCAGCTCTTCGAAGGTTGCCGACATCTCCTCGCTTGTGGCGGCCTGTTCCTGGGACAGCTTGGCAAAAATGGAACCCAGGGCCGAAAGTTCCTCGCTGATGCTGATCAGGTCCCTGGAAATGCCGTGTACGGTCTTCACCACTCCCTCCAGGTACACGGCCCGTTCCCTGGTGAGCTGTTCGCTTTTTGCCAGGTCTTTGTTCATGCGCGCCACGTCCTTGCGCATGGTGTTGATCTTGTCGGCCAGGCCCAGCGAAAGAAGAACCACCACGGATGCGGACCCTATCTGAACCGACCAGTTGGTGATGAAATTAGACGGCAGTACACCGAAGGCCTTGAGTGAATAAAGAATGATCCCTATGATCAGACCGGTAAAACCGATGATATAGAATTTGCCCTCCCGCGAGCCCTTGATAACCGAGATGACGGCCATCACCATCAGCGTTGAAGATGTGACAATGGTATTGGCCGTGGCAACGACAATACCCATGTGCGAACCGAAGATCACGGTAACGGGAATTGACAGGGTGCTGGGAATGATGATTATAATTTGAATAATGCGGTGCAAAATGGGAAATTTTTCTTTTGTCTGCATGTAGGATGTGAAAAACATACCAGCCCAGAGAGCAATAAAGGACATGAAAATGGATATATTGTTGTTGGCCCACCAGATGGCCCGGGGCCACAGGTACTGGAAGGCGAAGCCGTTGAGTGTCAATTGAAATCCCACCCATGAAGTAAGGAAAAGTACATAGTAAATATAGCTCCTGTCCCTGATAGAAAGGAAAATGAACAGATTGTAGAAGGCCATTATTATCATGAGTCCATAGTAAATCCAGAACAGGGGCAGTTCTTTCAGCAGGTGGTCGATATAGGCGCTGTTGGACCAGAGTACGAAGGGGAAAGCCATTGAACTGGTGGTTTCCACGCGGATATAATAAGTTTTAGCGCCGGGATTCTGCTTCAGGGTGAAAATGATGTTCCGGTCCTGAATATCCCGCATGGTGAAGGGCATGTGGTCCCCGGTTTTCCGTACATTGACGGTACCATCATCGAGAATGTCAAAGAGCTCCACTGTGTCCAGAAGGGGGTACTGCATTTCGAGATACCATTGCTGCTGCCGTGACGAAGTGTTCGTGATGGAAAAACGGAACCAGTAAACCGACTTGGTGAAGCCGAAATTAACTGCGTCTGTAGCGGACTGAACCCATTTCAGGTCCTTTCTTGCCATATCCTTGAAGGTGTACTCTTTGTTTTTATCTTCCAGGTAGAAAACGTTTTGCGTTATGTTTTTATTTGATAACCACTCATCGACCAGTACGGGCCCGGCAAAGGAAGACATGGCGGGAAGGAGCCACAGGATGAGAATCAACGCGGTCTTGGTAAAATATGCTGTTTTCATAATTCCTGTTTTGACTCCTTTTTTTTACACGGGTAAATCCTTTTTATTGATTTCCCGGTTAGAATGTAAAAATGTAATACAATCAGATATCATTTTTTCTGCAGAACTGTTTCATCGACGTGTGCCGCCTGATTTTCATTGATTATACCAGGGACAGGGTTTTCCCCGAAGGGGAAAACCTTTCACGATTAATGAAGGCGAGGCGCCCGTTTTTTACTACCATGAGGGGATTGCGGCAGGCCCCGATATCCTGCAGGGGATTTCCGTCGAGGACGACCATATCGGCGGAAAAATTTTCTTTTATCCGGCCGATCGTATCACCCATTCCCAGTATCCGGGCATTGTTTACCGTGGCGCTCTTAAGCGCTTCTCCATTGCTGAAACCGAGTCGGGTGAGGGCCTCCATTTCCCGGACAAGGGTGCCGTGATAGCAAAAAGGAACCCCTGCATCGGTGCCGCAGCCGATGAGCACACCGGCTTCTTTCATTCTCCGGACATTATCGGGCCCGTATTTCAGAATACCGTAATAGAGCTCGGGCCTGGTGAGCATGATTCCCCTGTCGTAGCATTTTTCGCATCCCAGCTTTTTATACCAGGCCAGGGCTTCCATGTTGGCCCGGTGGATATCTTTTTCAATAAAACGGTCCAGGTTCGATATCAGGTACTCCCGCCTGATCCTGACTTCGTTATCGATATAGTCATTCCTGAATTCTCGCGGCACTTCATCATAGGCCTCTTCCGAAGCGAATACCTGGCCCACGGTCATGGTGGGAACGATGGCGATATTTTTTTCCGCCATGAGTTTTATTTCTTCGTCGCTGATTCTGGCGTCGCCGATGGTATGCTCCATGGAATTGATTCCGTACTCGAGTCCCCGGTCGAAGCCGAATTTTCTGTGGATGTGACCCGCCACGGGAAGATTATGTTGTTCAGCGAAATCAAAGATTATCTTCAGGTGTTCGCCGCTGTATACGGGAATGACGCCCTTGCCGCACATGAGGGAAAGGTTATCCATGGTGAGCTTGATGAAGGAGGCGCCGTTTTCCAGGCTCTCTTTAAGGCTGTCCTTCAGTTCCCTGACAGAAGAGAACCACACGCTGCTTTTGCCCGTGAGGAGCATGGTGGGTTTGGCGAATATGCTTACGTCCGAGGGATCAATATCGGGATGCCCCCCCTTTATGTTGGTAATGCCGTTCTCAATCTGTTGGACATGGTTGCGTTTCAGCTGGTACAGGGTGGTTGATACTCCCCAGAAATCGAACTGTCCCGCTCCAGGCAGCGTTGTATGACAGTGGGCGTCTATGAGGCCCGGTATGACGTATTTCCCTCCGAGATCAATGACGGCAGAAAATCCCGAAAGTTCGCTTCGGGCTGCTGCCGGACCCAGGGAGGAAATTTTTCCCCTGTCAATGATAAAGGAACTGCCGGGTATGGCCCGCCCTGTCATTACATCGACAATGGATGCGTTCGTGATGAGCATGGCACCGGAATAATCCAGTTTCGGAAGGGAACGTGCAGGAATGGAGGCGCAGCCCGAAAGGTCCGCCGCGGCAAGGGATGTAATTCCCAGGGCCGACATGCGCAGGAAGTCCCTGCGGGACAGTTTATCATTACCAGGGTTTTTCACTCGATACCATTAAGCAGTATTATACCGGCATTTATTTCATTATGGAAAAAGTGAAAATGGATGTCTATCACTTTAAACATTGTTCAGGAAAAAAATATCAGGTATGATTTCATTTTCCCGGTATGCGATACTATTGTAATTTATCAATTGCGATTGACGACACAGTCAAGGCATGGTATCGGTGCGGACATGTCAGTTTCATGTTTAATAGTCGAGGAGGATATATGTACAAGCTCTGCTTTTATGTGCCCGGGAGTCACCTGGAGGAAGTGAAGAGCGCTCTCTTCGCTGCAGGAGCGGGGAAAATCGGCGATTATGACTGCTGCGCCTGGCAGACACGGGGAACCGGTCAGTTCAGGCCCCTGAAAGGGAGTAATCCCTATATAGGGAGACAGGGAGAGATAGAAACCGTGGATGAATACAAGGTGGAAATGGTCTGCGAGGACCATCTCATCGAAGAGGTGGTGCGAGCCATGAAAAAGGCCCATCCCTATGAAGAACCGGCCTTTGATATATGGAAGCTTTTTCTTTTTCCTGATTGACGGACCGGACCGTCTGGTCATCCCCGCCGGGGATTTTTAATCCGGTCCTGCATGAGGTGAATCATATTCAGGTATTCCTTCTGGCGGAGAATGAAGTCCTTCACCAGTTCATTTTTTTCCAGTTCCTGCTGAAGAAGTATGTATTCCGATGATTTCTCGGCCTGGATCGGCTCACCCTGCCGTCCCTTGCGAGTAAGTTCTTCGCCCAGCATAACCAGCCGCGCCAGGAGTTCCTGGGATTTGTGATCCCGCTTCATATCCTCCTGTATCTCGTGATATCTGTCGGTGATATCATGATTTTTAATGAGGGACGAGAGCTCGTTGGCCTTGGCTATTATATCCGAATAGTCTTCACTCATTGTCGGGATTACCACAGTATCTTCATGGGATTCAGGAGTCTATTATGGTGCCAGATAGTGAAGTGGAGATGGGGGCCCGTGGAGAGTCCCGTGGAGCCAACCTTGCCGATGATGGAACCGGCTTTGACTTTCCGTCCGGGAACCGTTAAAATCTGTGAAAGGTGTCCATAGAGCGTCTTATAGCCGTCGGGGTGGACGATGATGATGGCCTTGCCGTATCCTCCCATCCATCCCGTTGACTGGACATAGCCGTCCCGTGATGCTCCTACCCAGGTACCCTGGGGAGCGGCAATATCGACGCCGTTATGAAAGCTCTGGACCTGAAAGATGGGGTGGCGCCGCGAACCGAAGAAAGAACTGAAACGACCGCCCAGGGGAGACCGGAACATTTCCCGCAGCGTATACTGCCGGGCCAGCTTCTCCGTCATGGTGAGAGTGCTGGGCCTGGCATTTTTAATGAACACGGCTATGGGCTTTGGCCGGGAAAATATGCCGTAATAGAGTCGGAAAAAGAGGGGGAGTTTCTGAACGATAATATCCTCCTCCCGGACCTGGTAGAATTCAGCCAGCGCTTTGATCTGCCGGAATTCCGTTATGAAGGCCAGGATGCCGCTTTCCGATGGAACTACAATCTCCTGCTCCATGCGTGCCAGGAGGTCGTTCCAGTATGGATTGGCCCCGATGAGAGTATCGATATCAACGGAACTGTCCCTGGCAATTTTCCAGAAATTGTCCTTCCGCTGTATGGTGGTAACGGAGAGACGCATATCTTCGAATGATACATTATTTTTAATATATCCGATGTATTCATCTTCACCGGTAAAGAGATTCTTTGTGTCGACTATTTTTTCGATTTGTTCTGTTCCCGTGCTGGAAATCAGGGGCGGGATGATTATGATCATGGAGATTGCTACGGTGAATATAATTATGCCGATTATTGTTTTTATTTTCATAGTCTATTGTAATTCTCCTGTTCAGAGTTTTACCCTTTATTCAGCTGTTTTTTCTATATATAGCGTTCCGGTTAACATCTCTGATCTGGACAGCCAATAATAGCAGTCCTTCCGGCAGGTTTCTTCCTGATTAAATGTCTCCTATTATTTTATGTCGGAGTCAAGAAGAATTTTTATAAAGACAATAGAGCATTTGTATAATTTTATTTGCTATAAAAAAAATTATATTCTATATTGATTTTTTATTGAATTTTAATAATTGTTATGCTACATTTTATTATGCAACAATGTATATATTACCGGTGAAAGGATATTTGTATCAATATTATATTACCGATGGTGGAAAAAATGAAAATTAAAGCAATGGCTTTGAAATCCTCAATCATCTTCGCAGTTCTTCTCATCGCCGTTTCTGTCATGGGGAACCTGTTTTTTACAGAATTTCTTTCACAGGAAAAACTGAAGCTGATGCCCATTCCCCAGGACTACAGGAACTATTTTCTTCTTCAGTCCATTGACGATGACACCCATGTTATAATCGGTGATTTTACCGGATCAGAAAAACTTGTCTCCCAGATACAGGATCTGAAGAGCGATAACCAGATAGACAAGGTCGTAGAGTACTTCCCC
It encodes the following:
- a CDS encoding NGG1p interacting factor NIF3, with the protein product MYKLCFYVPGSHLEEVKSALFAAGAGKIGDYDCCAWQTRGTGQFRPLKGSNPYIGRQGEIETVDEYKVEMVCEDHLIEEVVRAMKKAHPYEEPAFDIWKLFLFPD
- a CDS encoding enoyl-CoA hydratase, with product MSTCTYTVDDSGIAIMTINNPPMNALATPVLKDIEAAVDKALADDAVRVIVFTGAGKAFIAGADIREIEQLKTAKAGSTYLERGQGLLNKMEQADKPFIAAINGFALGGGMELALACHIRLADETAQLGLPEIKLGVIPGYGGTQRSPRLIGKGRAYELILSGNFVDGKTAAAYGIVNRTAPKGEVVEEAKKLAAAIASKGRPAIIQAMKAIREGVVMEFMAAQTFEREQFGVLCETANKDEGVDAFLSKRNPVPKDN